The following proteins are co-located in the Gordonia polyisoprenivorans genome:
- a CDS encoding thymidine phosphorylase, with translation MSAEIIDPISVIATKRDGGSLSDGQIRWVVDAYTQGSVAPEQMSALLMAIVLRGMDRREIATWTQAMIDSGRRADFGDLRRDGRPLRTVDKHSTGGVGDKITLPLAPLVASYGVAVPQLSGRGLGHTGGTLDKLESIAGWRADLSMDEILGQLEAVGAVVCAASPDLAPADRLLYALRDITGTVASIPLIASSIMSKKIAEGTGALVLDVKVGSGAFLPELDSARELAATMVELGHRAGVATSALLTDMDTPLGRCAGNAVEVAESLEVLAGGGPADVVELTVALAREMLAAAGISDLDPADHLRNGRAMDSWRAMIAAQGGDPDAPLPRARHTDVVVAETSGRVRRLDARAVGDAAWRLGAGRSVPGEAVQSEAGVQWHVRPGEFVEAGAALFTLHTATPERFGPARAALAGAVDVVAEPGSDGTGAAPEAAAVARPLVIEHVRFGS, from the coding sequence ATGAGCGCCGAGATCATCGACCCGATCTCGGTCATCGCCACCAAACGCGACGGCGGCTCGCTGAGCGACGGTCAGATCCGATGGGTCGTCGATGCCTACACGCAGGGGTCGGTCGCGCCCGAGCAGATGTCGGCGTTGCTGATGGCGATCGTGCTGCGCGGGATGGACCGTCGCGAGATCGCCACGTGGACGCAGGCGATGATCGACAGCGGGCGACGCGCGGACTTCGGCGATCTGCGCCGCGACGGTCGGCCGCTTCGCACCGTCGACAAGCACTCCACCGGCGGGGTGGGGGACAAGATCACCCTGCCGCTCGCGCCCTTGGTCGCCTCGTATGGTGTTGCGGTGCCCCAACTGTCGGGCCGAGGCCTCGGACACACCGGCGGCACGCTGGACAAGCTGGAGTCCATCGCGGGGTGGCGTGCGGACCTGTCGATGGACGAGATACTCGGCCAGCTCGAGGCGGTGGGTGCGGTGGTCTGTGCGGCCAGTCCCGACCTGGCACCCGCCGATCGGCTGCTCTACGCGTTGCGTGACATCACCGGCACCGTCGCATCGATCCCGTTGATCGCGAGCTCGATCATGAGCAAGAAGATCGCCGAGGGCACCGGTGCGCTGGTGCTCGACGTCAAGGTCGGCTCGGGGGCGTTTCTCCCCGAACTCGATTCCGCGCGCGAACTCGCGGCCACCATGGTCGAGCTCGGACATCGCGCCGGGGTGGCGACCTCGGCGCTGCTGACCGACATGGACACCCCGCTCGGACGCTGCGCGGGCAACGCCGTCGAGGTCGCCGAATCACTCGAGGTGCTCGCCGGCGGCGGGCCCGCCGACGTCGTCGAGCTGACGGTGGCCCTGGCGCGGGAGATGCTTGCCGCAGCCGGGATCTCCGACCTCGACCCTGCCGACCATCTGCGCAACGGGCGCGCCATGGACTCCTGGCGCGCGATGATCGCCGCGCAGGGCGGCGACCCGGATGCACCGCTGCCCCGTGCCCGGCACACCGACGTCGTCGTCGCCGAGACATCCGGTCGTGTGCGACGACTGGATGCGCGAGCGGTCGGCGACGCCGCCTGGCGACTGGGTGCCGGGCGGTCGGTGCCCGGTGAGGCCGTGCAGTCCGAGGCCGGGGTGCAGTGGCACGTGCGTCCCGGAGAGTTCGTCGAGGCGGGTGCGGCGCTGTTCACGCTGCACACCGCGACTCCCGAACGGTTCGGTCCCGCGCGGGCAGCACTGGCGGGCGCGGTCGACGTCGTCGCGGAGCCGGGTTCCGACGGCACCGGTGCCGCACCCGAGGCCGCTGCCGTCGCCCGGCCGCTGGTGATCGAACACGTTAGGTTCGGATCATGA
- a CDS encoding primosomal protein: MAGDIVPIELGLTDGNSFTLWAPRWREGDDEWEAFLGLDEDLYVFGSVAELVAFIRTDDDNDLVEHPAWETVKGLQADELVPDDRHSYDLVGVPELAAEDPTPEVIAELEDALEIVRILGEVCELTVITKFFNGNPILGAVTTGTRNFEGRDGTDLWVRIGRLIAKHWDNVLDAIDEVISTPEVDKAAVTTAEAELEAAASAEDEDEPDEDLDLVGDADTESPDDSESDLADDDTDDEEEDTDEDVDDDFWASVGIDPIRIVTGTGEFLSLRCYLGDDPVFLGDDGKIFVFASPRSLSKFLAEDSSHDLSGVSTFDDVRVAATDGSLEFDVIDDNVYVLPGLVEDITDGPRRIDRNQLELAVELFTDAADYAGDDSVAEALGSTTPLGWFVDYATNPDPKRMAPSPPFDNEAEAWRALEHEFEDRLVKKR, encoded by the coding sequence ATGGCCGGAGACATTGTCCCCATCGAGCTCGGACTGACCGACGGAAACAGCTTCACCCTGTGGGCACCCCGCTGGCGGGAGGGCGACGACGAGTGGGAGGCATTCCTCGGACTCGACGAGGACCTCTACGTCTTCGGCAGCGTTGCCGAACTCGTCGCCTTCATCCGCACCGACGACGACAACGATCTCGTCGAGCACCCCGCGTGGGAAACCGTCAAGGGCCTGCAAGCCGATGAGCTGGTCCCCGACGACCGCCACTCCTATGACCTGGTGGGCGTCCCCGAGCTGGCCGCCGAGGACCCGACACCGGAGGTGATCGCCGAACTCGAGGACGCACTGGAGATCGTGCGCATCCTCGGCGAGGTCTGCGAGCTGACCGTCATCACCAAGTTCTTCAACGGCAACCCGATCCTCGGTGCGGTGACCACCGGCACCCGTAACTTCGAGGGCCGCGACGGCACCGACCTGTGGGTGCGCATCGGTCGACTGATCGCCAAGCACTGGGACAACGTGCTCGACGCGATCGACGAGGTCATCAGCACACCCGAGGTCGACAAGGCAGCGGTGACCACCGCCGAGGCCGAACTCGAGGCCGCGGCCTCCGCCGAGGACGAGGACGAGCCCGACGAGGATCTCGACCTCGTCGGCGACGCCGACACCGAATCGCCCGACGATTCCGAGTCCGATCTCGCCGACGACGACACCGACGACGAAGAAGAGGACACCGACGAGGACGTCGACGACGATTTCTGGGCGTCGGTGGGCATCGACCCGATTCGCATCGTGACCGGCACCGGCGAGTTCCTCTCGTTGCGGTGCTACCTCGGCGACGATCCGGTGTTCCTCGGCGACGACGGCAAGATCTTCGTCTTCGCCTCACCGCGCTCGCTGTCGAAGTTCCTCGCCGAGGACAGCTCTCATGATCTCTCGGGTGTGTCGACCTTCGACGACGTCCGCGTCGCCGCGACCGACGGTTCCCTGGAGTTCGACGTCATCGACGACAACGTCTACGTGCTACCCGGACTCGTCGAGGACATCACCGACGGACCCCGACGCATCGATCGCAATCAACTGGAGCTGGCGGTCGAATTGTTCACCGACGCAGCCGATTACGCCGGCGACGACTCGGTGGCCGAAGCGCTGGGCTCGACGACACCACTCGGCTGGTTCGTCGACTACGCCACCAACCCCGACCCCAAGCGGATGGCGCCGAGCCCTCCGTTCGACAACGAGGCCGAGGCGTGGCGGGCCCTCGAGCACGAGTTCGAGGATCGGCTCGTCAAGAAGCGGTGA
- a CDS encoding adenosine deaminase: MTSMPPRSPLDPAALTLAPKVLLHDHLDGGLRPSTVLELARETGYDELPAETADDLAVWFRDAADSGSLERYLETFAHTVGVMQTVGALERVAAECVEDLAADGVVYAEVRYAPEQHLERGLELDEVVEAVLRGFAQGERTAAASGHPIAVRCLVTAMRHAARSREIAELAVRYRDRGVVGFDIAGAEAGHPPSRHLDAFEYMRANCAPFTIHAGEAFGLPSIHEAIGFCGTDRLGHGVRVIDDITLPPGAQPDDDAFPGAELGLIANIVRDKRIPLELCPSSNVQTGAVASLAQHPFNVLARLRFRVTVNTDNRLMSDTTMSKEFAKLSDQFGYGWADFERFTVNAMKSAFIHFDERLAFIDDVIKPGYAVLLQG, translated from the coding sequence ATGACGTCGATGCCGCCGCGTTCCCCGCTCGATCCCGCTGCCCTGACCCTCGCACCCAAGGTGCTGTTGCACGATCACCTCGACGGCGGTCTGCGGCCGTCGACCGTGCTGGAGCTGGCCCGGGAGACCGGCTATGACGAACTACCGGCGGAGACGGCCGATGACCTCGCGGTGTGGTTCCGCGACGCGGCCGACAGTGGCTCGCTGGAGCGCTATCTGGAGACCTTCGCCCACACCGTGGGCGTCATGCAGACCGTCGGTGCGCTCGAGCGGGTCGCGGCCGAATGCGTGGAGGACCTCGCCGCTGACGGCGTCGTCTACGCCGAGGTCCGCTACGCACCCGAACAGCACCTCGAGCGCGGCCTGGAGCTCGACGAGGTCGTCGAGGCGGTGTTGCGCGGGTTCGCGCAGGGCGAGCGGACCGCCGCGGCGTCCGGTCACCCGATCGCCGTGCGGTGTCTGGTCACCGCGATGCGCCACGCCGCGCGCTCCCGGGAGATCGCCGAACTGGCTGTGCGGTATCGCGATCGAGGAGTGGTGGGATTCGACATCGCCGGTGCCGAGGCCGGTCATCCGCCGAGCCGCCATCTCGACGCCTTCGAATACATGCGGGCCAACTGCGCACCGTTCACCATCCATGCGGGCGAGGCGTTCGGACTGCCGTCGATCCACGAGGCGATCGGTTTCTGCGGCACCGACCGGCTCGGGCACGGGGTGCGGGTGATCGACGACATCACCCTGCCGCCCGGCGCGCAACCCGACGACGACGCGTTTCCCGGTGCCGAACTCGGTTTGATCGCGAATATCGTGCGTGACAAGCGGATTCCGCTCGAGCTGTGCCCGAGCTCCAATGTGCAGACCGGTGCGGTGGCCTCGCTGGCACAGCATCCGTTCAACGTCCTGGCCCGGCTGCGTTTCCGCGTCACCGTCAACACCGACAACCGGCTCATGAGCGACACCACCATGAGCAAGGAGTTCGCGAAACTCTCCGACCAATTCGGTTACGGCTGGGCCGATTTCGAACGGTTCACGGTCAACGCGATGAAGTCGGCGTTCATCCACTTCGACGAGCGGCTGGCGTTCATCGACGACGTCATCAAGCCGGGCTACGCGGTGCTGCTGCAGGGCTGA
- a CDS encoding succinate dehydrogenase hydrophobic membrane anchor subunit, whose protein sequence is MTASSPHLAKTLGTDYDRPASLDNPRSPRARKGGNFEKYAWLFMRFSGLALIILTIGHMFIMLAWDNGVHRIDASFVAARWKEPFWQIWDLTMLWLAQLHGGNGVRTVIADYSRKDSTRFWLNVLLGISMILVLVLGTYALLTFDVNSVN, encoded by the coding sequence ATGACCGCATCCTCCCCACACCTGGCCAAGACGCTCGGCACCGACTACGACCGGCCGGCCAGCCTCGACAACCCGCGCTCCCCGCGTGCCCGCAAGGGCGGCAACTTCGAGAAGTACGCGTGGCTGTTCATGCGCTTCTCCGGACTGGCGCTGATCATCCTGACCATCGGGCACATGTTCATCATGTTGGCCTGGGACAACGGTGTGCACCGCATCGACGCCTCCTTCGTGGCGGCGCGGTGGAAGGAACCCTTCTGGCAGATCTGGGACCTGACGATGCTGTGGTTGGCCCAGTTGCACGGCGGCAACGGTGTGCGCACCGTCATCGCCGACTACTCGCGCAAGGACTCCACCCGGTTCTGGCTCAACGTGCTGCTCGGGATCTCGATGATCCTCGTGCTGGTGCTCGGTACCTATGCGCTTCTGACCTTTGACGTCAACAGCGTCAACTGA
- the sdhC gene encoding succinate dehydrogenase, cytochrome b556 subunit, giving the protein MSTPTETAPDPVRKRSLYRGDPGMWSWVLHRITGVTIFFFLFVHVLDTAVIRIDPNKYSEIIETYKTPIIGLMEIGLVACVLYHALNGVRIILVDFWSKGAKFQRQMLWTILTLFVIVFAAAAVRLLQILIEHSF; this is encoded by the coding sequence ATGAGCACCCCGACCGAAACCGCACCCGACCCGGTGCGCAAGCGATCTCTGTACCGAGGCGACCCCGGGATGTGGTCGTGGGTACTCCACCGGATCACCGGTGTCACCATCTTCTTCTTCTTGTTCGTTCACGTTCTGGACACCGCGGTCATCCGGATCGATCCGAACAAGTATTCCGAGATCATCGAGACCTACAAGACGCCCATCATCGGCCTCATGGAGATCGGTCTCGTCGCCTGTGTGCTGTACCACGCCCTCAACGGTGTGCGCATCATCCTCGTCGACTTCTGGTCGAAGGGTGCCAAGTTCCAGCGGCAGATGCTGTGGACGATCCTCACGCTGTTCGTGATCGTCTTCGCCGCCGCTGCGGTGCGGCTCCTGCAGATTCTGATCGAGCACTCGTTCTAG
- a CDS encoding cytidine deaminase: protein MLRHKANEMIARAYAPYSRFPVGAAGLTDEGDLVAGGNVENVSYGLGVCAEVALVTALVGSGRSRLRAVSVCDSRGAVLMPCGRCRQVLWEFGGAELLVDHADGPLRLAELLPHAFGPDDLGAGTLDGDGELR, encoded by the coding sequence ATGTTGCGCCACAAGGCGAATGAGATGATCGCCCGCGCTTACGCGCCCTACTCCCGGTTCCCGGTGGGCGCTGCCGGACTCACCGACGAGGGTGATCTGGTGGCCGGTGGCAATGTGGAAAATGTCTCATACGGGCTCGGTGTCTGCGCCGAGGTCGCGTTGGTGACGGCACTGGTCGGGTCGGGCCGATCACGACTGCGTGCGGTCAGCGTGTGCGACTCGCGCGGGGCGGTGCTGATGCCGTGCGGACGGTGCCGACAGGTGCTCTGGGAGTTCGGTGGCGCGGAGCTGCTCGTCGACCATGCCGACGGGCCACTGCGGCTCGCCGAGTTGCTGCCCCACGCTTTCGGACCCGACGACCTCGGTGCGGGCACCCTCGACGGTGACGGGGAACTGCGATGA
- a CDS encoding C40 family peptidase: MTSADLLIAPLRILVTALGTGVLPGNDPVSAIAALAPDLASTRDDALAAATRLGSQWQGRGAEAAEAASRVTAGHTTAITGDDAQIVTLTQSAAQRVHGAARQLESLVDSFDQAARGLGADLFSPTGLAVLLPLAIDHVGRGVAVVERTRAELAADTAALAELARHDAPAPVTRTGGPGERPAITEGGVAITLPDGSIAHAPNERAAAAVRAALSQQGVPYVWGGTDPSGFDCSGLTQWAYRQAGLELPRLAQEQDSAGFAVAQADLMPGDLAVWDGHVAMYVGNDQLVEAGDPVQVSPLRTTNAGQGFQGFYRPR; this comes from the coding sequence ATGACATCGGCCGACCTGTTGATCGCTCCGCTGCGAATCCTGGTGACGGCGTTGGGAACCGGTGTGCTGCCGGGTAATGATCCGGTCAGCGCCATCGCGGCCCTCGCACCGGATCTGGCATCGACCCGCGACGACGCGCTCGCCGCCGCCACCAGACTCGGCAGCCAATGGCAGGGGCGCGGCGCCGAGGCCGCCGAAGCGGCGTCGCGGGTGACCGCCGGTCACACCACCGCGATCACCGGTGACGACGCGCAGATCGTGACGTTGACGCAGTCCGCGGCCCAGCGGGTGCACGGCGCCGCCCGTCAGCTCGAGTCGCTGGTCGACTCGTTTGATCAGGCTGCGCGCGGCCTCGGTGCCGATTTGTTCTCTCCCACCGGACTCGCGGTACTGCTACCGCTGGCGATCGATCACGTCGGTCGCGGCGTGGCGGTCGTCGAACGCACCCGCGCGGAGCTCGCTGCCGACACCGCGGCGCTGGCCGAACTCGCCCGCCACGATGCACCTGCACCGGTCACCCGCACCGGCGGTCCCGGCGAACGGCCCGCGATCACCGAGGGCGGGGTCGCGATCACCCTGCCCGACGGGTCGATCGCCCACGCCCCGAACGAGCGGGCGGCCGCGGCGGTACGCGCGGCGCTCAGCCAGCAGGGTGTGCCGTATGTGTGGGGCGGTACCGACCCCAGCGGTTTCGACTGCAGCGGCCTGACCCAGTGGGCCTATCGGCAGGCCGGCCTGGAGCTGCCGCGGCTGGCCCAGGAGCAGGACTCCGCCGGATTCGCGGTGGCCCAAGCCGATCTGATGCCCGGTGACCTCGCGGTCTGGGACGGTCATGTCGCGATGTATGTGGGCAACGATCAGCTCGTGGAGGCCGGGGACCCCGTCCAGGTCTCACCGCTGCGGACCACGAATGCCGGCCAGGGCTTTCAGGGCTTCTACAGGCCGCGATGA
- the upp gene encoding uracil phosphoribosyltransferase gives MPVHVVDHPLAAARLTTMRDKGTDNAAFRAALSDLTQMLVYEALADAPSEQVNIQTPITTCPGSRLAKPPLLVPVLRAGLGMVEQAHAMVPEALVGFVGVARDEATAKPVPYLESLPDDLAGQPVFVLDPMLATGGSMLHTIELLVARNATDITVLCVVAAPEGVAALEKSGHPVRLVVGAVDDGLNEASYIVPGLGDAGDRQFGPR, from the coding sequence ATGCCCGTGCACGTCGTCGATCATCCACTGGCCGCCGCGCGACTGACGACGATGCGCGACAAGGGCACCGACAACGCGGCCTTCCGGGCTGCGCTGTCGGACCTGACGCAGATGCTCGTGTACGAGGCGCTGGCGGATGCGCCGAGCGAGCAGGTGAACATCCAGACACCCATCACCACGTGCCCCGGCTCGCGACTTGCCAAGCCGCCGTTGCTCGTTCCGGTGTTGCGGGCAGGCCTGGGCATGGTCGAGCAGGCGCATGCGATGGTGCCCGAGGCGCTCGTCGGATTCGTCGGCGTGGCCCGCGACGAGGCGACCGCCAAACCGGTGCCCTATCTCGAATCGTTGCCCGACGATCTCGCCGGTCAGCCGGTGTTCGTGCTCGACCCGATGCTGGCGACCGGCGGGTCGATGTTGCACACCATCGAACTGCTGGTTGCGCGCAACGCCACCGACATCACCGTGTTGTGTGTGGTGGCAGCACCCGAAGGCGTTGCGGCGCTGGAGAAATCGGGCCATCCGGTGCGCCTGGTGGTGGGCGCCGTCGACGACGGTCTCAACGAGGCGTCCTACATCGTGCCGGGCCTCGGCGACGCCGGCGACCGCCAGTTCGGTCCACGCTGA
- a CDS encoding ABC transporter ATP-binding protein, which produces MPAVLDASHIDVIRSSRALLHDVDLVVQPGEHWALLGPNGAGKSTLMAILGARSHPTTGVVHVLGKRLGRVDMRELRTHIGHVDPRWRIDVPISAHDVVLTGLTNTPELDRRHDYTVDEHARADDLLEMLGMSERRDSLWPVMSQGERGRTLIARALMPRPALLLLDEPATGLDLAAREKLLTAIDRLRADVADLASVLVTHHLEDLPASTTHAMLLRDGEVVAAGTVEATLTSATISTCFDHPVTVRRHRGRWSAVAA; this is translated from the coding sequence ATGCCCGCAGTTCTCGACGCCTCCCACATCGATGTCATCCGGAGTTCCCGGGCCCTGCTGCACGATGTCGACCTCGTCGTGCAGCCCGGTGAGCACTGGGCGCTGCTCGGACCCAACGGCGCGGGCAAGTCGACCCTGATGGCGATCCTCGGGGCCCGCTCGCACCCGACCACCGGGGTCGTGCACGTGCTCGGCAAACGCCTGGGTCGCGTCGACATGCGCGAATTACGTACCCACATCGGACATGTCGATCCGCGCTGGCGTATCGACGTGCCGATCTCGGCGCACGATGTGGTCCTGACCGGGCTGACCAACACGCCCGAACTGGACCGACGCCACGACTACACCGTCGACGAACATGCGCGCGCCGACGATCTGCTGGAGATGCTGGGGATGAGCGAGCGCCGGGATTCGTTGTGGCCGGTCATGAGTCAGGGCGAACGTGGTCGCACGCTGATCGCGCGGGCGCTGATGCCGCGTCCGGCGTTGCTGCTGCTCGACGAACCGGCCACCGGCCTCGATCTCGCAGCCCGCGAGAAACTGCTGACGGCGATCGATCGGCTGCGCGCCGACGTCGCCGATCTCGCCAGCGTGCTGGTCACCCATCACCTCGAGGATCTCCCCGCGAGCACCACGCACGCGATGCTGCTGCGCGACGGAGAGGTCGTCGCCGCGGGCACCGTGGAGGCGACCCTGACGTCGGCGACGATCAGCACCTGTTTCGATCACCCGGTGACGGTGCGCCGCCACCGGGGCCGGTGGTCGGCGGTGGCCGCCTGA
- a CDS encoding type VII secretion target produces the protein MIEQLSVSPAALSAHAAGEAAAAARVGAHAVATDLTPLALTFGLIGADFLTMLGRVLDSRRARLTAVADRHLTLSGESAAAAAAYTGVDDMSAATLSIAAGPAAEVDA, from the coding sequence ATGATCGAACAACTCTCCGTATCCCCCGCGGCACTGTCCGCCCATGCCGCCGGCGAGGCGGCTGCTGCGGCCCGGGTCGGCGCCCACGCGGTCGCCACCGACCTCACGCCTCTCGCGCTGACCTTCGGGCTGATCGGCGCGGACTTCCTCACCATGCTGGGTCGGGTCCTCGACAGCAGGCGCGCCCGGCTGACCGCCGTCGCCGACCGGCACCTGACCCTGTCCGGCGAGAGTGCCGCTGCGGCGGCCGCGTACACCGGTGTCGATGACATGTCGGCCGCCACCTTGTCGATCGCCGCTGGGCCCGCCGCGGAGGTGGACGCCTGA